From the genome of Dehalococcoidia bacterium, one region includes:
- a CDS encoding electron transfer flavoprotein subunit alpha/FixB family protein: MSQIFVLAEHRSGTIRDITWEMLTKGRELASKSGAQLTAILLGHQVKSLAGDLAQRADRVLMVEDQRLANFNSELYQNVLSALIDSRKPMLTMIGHTGFGLDLAPSLAAEKGLSLSTDCIDLQFSGDRFVALRQMYGGKVNVQTSFSQPQACMATIRPGSCPATESGLKGGEVEIVESPLKEDAKYKKFIEYVEAAKGDVDLTQADIIVSVGYGIKDPANIPMVEELAKAMGGTLACSRPVVDKKWLPKYRQVGTSGTTVAPKLYVAIGISGAFQHLAGIRGAGTLIAINKDPRAPIFGVADYGIVDDLFKVVPLLKDRMLALKGG, encoded by the coding sequence ATGTCGCAGATATTTGTCCTGGCAGAACATAGAAGCGGAACAATTCGAGACATCACGTGGGAGATGCTGACCAAAGGGAGGGAGTTAGCCTCCAAGTCAGGCGCCCAGCTAACCGCCATACTTTTGGGCCATCAGGTCAAGTCTCTTGCCGGTGATCTGGCCCAAAGGGCTGACCGCGTGTTGATGGTAGAAGACCAGAGGTTAGCCAATTTCAACAGCGAATTATACCAGAATGTCCTATCGGCTTTGATCGACTCAAGGAAGCCGATGCTGACCATGATCGGACATACCGGATTCGGCCTGGATCTGGCCCCCAGCCTGGCTGCTGAAAAGGGTCTATCTCTTTCCACCGACTGCATCGATCTGCAATTCAGCGGGGATAGGTTTGTTGCTTTACGGCAGATGTATGGCGGCAAGGTAAATGTCCAGACCTCCTTTTCCCAACCACAGGCTTGCATGGCTACGATTCGACCCGGATCTTGCCCGGCAACCGAGTCGGGACTCAAGGGTGGGGAAGTGGAAATAGTGGAATCCCCGCTGAAAGAGGACGCCAAGTACAAGAAGTTCATCGAATACGTAGAGGCCGCCAAGGGCGATGTAGACTTAACTCAGGCAGATATTATCGTATCTGTAGGCTATGGGATCAAAGATCCGGCGAACATCCCAATGGTGGAGGAGCTTGCCAAAGCCATGGGAGGCACTCTGGCTTGCTCCCGGCCTGTGGTGGACAAGAAATGGCTTCCCAAATATCGGCAGGTGGGAACCTCTGGGACTACAGTTGCCCCAAAACTCTATGTGGCTATTGGCATAAGCGGGGCCTTCCAGCATCTCGCCGGGATAAGGGGGGCTGGCACCTTGATCGCCATCAACAAAGACCCCAGAGCCCCCATTTTCGGAGTGGCCGATTATGGCATTGTGGATGATTTGTTCAAAGTGGTACCATTGCTGAAAGATCGAATGCTGGCATTAAAGGGCGGATAA
- a CDS encoding (Fe-S)-binding protein, which produces MNIGETSFAQKYDLLGCYQCGRCTSGCPVTSRSALNIRRMVREAIIRDSAETIFDKKEIWDCTTCSTCSIRCPRGLKPSEVIIGMRSILVEEGRVPTTAMDAMEGVFKHGNPWGKPRNKRSEWATSLQPANSNQQVKADVVFFVCCAAAYDPRIQEVARVLVKTFNHAGVSFAMLGNEESCCGNEMRRLGEEGLFEELVEKNMKLFQKVGAKEIVTISPHCFNALKNEYPKGEFQVKHYTQVLAELIDKGQLPLSKEVKKTITYHDPCFLGKQNGIFDEPRKIIQSIPGVTFVELDRSREKSLCCEGGGGRMWIEASEESGERLAQIRVKDALEVGAEILATACPFCVLTLEDSAKTAGDGKIQVMDILELVSMAI; this is translated from the coding sequence ATGAACATCGGTGAAACCAGTTTTGCTCAAAAGTACGACCTGTTGGGCTGCTATCAATGTGGCCGATGCACCAGCGGGTGCCCTGTCACTTCGAGAAGTGCTCTTAACATCAGGAGAATGGTTCGTGAGGCCATCATACGTGATAGCGCTGAGACCATTTTCGATAAGAAAGAGATTTGGGATTGCACCACTTGCTCTACCTGTTCCATCCGCTGTCCCAGGGGGCTCAAACCCTCCGAGGTAATTATTGGTATGCGAAGTATCCTCGTTGAAGAGGGACGCGTCCCGACCACAGCTATGGATGCGATGGAGGGAGTATTCAAGCACGGGAATCCATGGGGAAAGCCCCGAAACAAAAGATCGGAATGGGCGACGAGTTTGCAGCCTGCCAATAGTAATCAGCAAGTTAAAGCAGATGTTGTGTTCTTTGTTTGCTGTGCCGCTGCCTATGATCCCAGGATACAGGAAGTGGCCAGGGTTCTGGTGAAAACCTTCAACCACGCAGGGGTCAGCTTCGCCATGTTGGGAAATGAGGAAAGCTGCTGCGGAAACGAGATGAGAAGGCTGGGAGAGGAAGGCCTTTTTGAAGAGCTGGTGGAAAAGAATATGAAGCTCTTCCAGAAAGTCGGCGCCAAGGAGATCGTCACCATCTCGCCTCACTGCTTCAATGCGTTGAAAAACGAGTATCCCAAGGGCGAATTCCAGGTAAAGCATTATACCCAGGTTCTGGCAGAACTGATCGATAAGGGACAGCTTCCTTTGTCCAAAGAAGTCAAAAAGACGATCACTTATCACGATCCCTGTTTCCTGGGCAAGCAAAACGGGATTTTTGATGAGCCCCGAAAAATAATCCAATCCATTCCGGGAGTGACTTTTGTCGAACTCGATCGATCGCGGGAAAAGAGCTTATGCTGCGAGGGTGGAGGAGGCAGAATGTGGATAGAGGCATCAGAAGAGTCGGGGGAGCGCCTGGCGCAAATCAGGGTCAAAGACGCACTGGAGGTGGGCGCTGAGATATTGGCTACCGCGTGCCCGTTCTGCGTATTGACGCTGGAAGATTCCGCTAAGACCGCGGGAGACGGCAAAATCCAGGTGATGGATATTCTCGAATTGGTGTCAATGGCTATTTGA
- a CDS encoding electron transfer flavoprotein subunit beta/FixA family protein, producing MNIVVCVKRVPDTKEADVTIAKDGKGINTENMVHDINEWDRYALEEAVLLKEKFGGSVTVISMGPNDVEDTLIKGLAGGADAAIRITDPAFAGSDSYAVARVLSQVVRKLPFDLVLTGVQADDDGLAQVGPTLAELLKVPHAAVVTQIEITGSVAKVHRELESGLEEVDEVKLPAVFSVQTGMNEPRYVSIMAIRKAAKKETKVLDLKEIGLAENEVGERGSRTRIEKMFVPVSSKQAEILKGSTAEVVEKLSQILKEKGGVA from the coding sequence ATGAATATTGTAGTTTGCGTTAAGCGCGTTCCGGACACCAAAGAGGCTGATGTGACCATCGCCAAGGATGGCAAGGGAATCAATACGGAAAACATGGTGCATGACATCAATGAGTGGGATCGTTACGCTTTGGAGGAAGCCGTCCTCTTGAAGGAAAAGTTCGGAGGATCGGTCACCGTGATATCTATGGGTCCTAACGACGTGGAAGACACTTTGATCAAAGGCCTTGCCGGCGGAGCTGATGCTGCCATCAGGATTACCGATCCGGCTTTTGCTGGATCGGATAGTTACGCTGTCGCGAGAGTTTTGTCTCAGGTGGTTCGGAAACTCCCCTTCGACCTGGTGCTCACCGGAGTGCAGGCCGATGACGACGGCCTGGCCCAGGTGGGACCCACGTTGGCCGAGCTCTTGAAGGTACCTCATGCTGCCGTGGTGACGCAGATCGAAATCACAGGGTCTGTGGCTAAAGTGCACCGGGAGTTGGAAAGCGGGCTTGAAGAAGTGGATGAGGTGAAACTTCCGGCCGTTTTCTCCGTTCAAACAGGGATGAATGAGCCCAGATATGTCAGCATCATGGCTATCAGGAAGGCGGCGAAGAAAGAGACGAAAGTATTGGATCTCAAGGAGATCGGCCTGGCTGAGAACGAAGTCGGAGAGCGTGGCTCCCGAACACGAATAGAGAAGATGTTTGTGCCCGTCTCCTCGAAGCAGGCGGAGATTCTGAAAGGGAGTACGGCTGAGGTGGTGGAGAAGCTTTCGCAGATATTGAAAGAGAAAGGGGGGGTGGCTTAG